ACTAACTATAATACAATGTATGGAGGGAGAGTGAGTCAGATAAATACCTAGACTAAACATTGCCATTCCCAGACCAGCATCGGATAATATTGCTATCGACCCACTTACAATTGTTGGCATCTGAATGTTCCACCTGCAAGCAACAGATAGATAGAtgtatataaaatcaaaattacttGCCTTGTACTATTATGTAGTgattattaaacaaaataaaaagtgaaGAACCTGAAAGATATGAGGGACCAAGTCAAGCCGAAAAGACTGGAATATGTGTTAGGGTTCCTAATGAGCTTCCTCCAAACCATGATAAGAATAAGCCTTGTCATCACACTTGCAGGAGGCATCTGCTGTTTCTTTGCCACTTCGCCTTCTTCCATGTTCAACTTTTTCTGACAACTCAAGGGAGATCCACCTGTTGGAAACTTGGATCCCTCCTCTAATATCTCCAAATCCTTGTCCCCCCCACTGCTTTTACCCATATTTTCAATTAGCTCATGCATTgctgcaacaacaacaacaacaattaaGCATGCATCTCGATCGTATcagatcatcatcatcatcatcatcatcatcatcatcatctattgctatatatatatatatttatgctcGGTCAACCTAATGAAGATGAGAATGATGAGAGAAACAACAACAAGAAGAGCCAAATTGATTACCTTTTGATGCAGCGTTTTCTTGTTGATAGGTAGGTTTAGAAGAGTCAAAGTCAGTAGAGGCAGCTCTATTAACTGCATGCCTTAGATTCCCTTCCGACACAGGAGAAGCACTAGAGCTCCAAACAAACATGTGAAGCTCTTTGTTAGGCATTGAGCCACTTTCCTTCTTCTTAGAGCCACCGCTAgttgaccccgcaaaaattggaTTGGGCGGTGGATAAGAAGgaacaccaccaccaccaccaccgttATATAACTCGCCGCTCATGCTCCTTCCCCCCCTTCTCTTGGCAACCTTGAGCATCTCTTCATCGAAGTTTGAAGTTCTTGGTGTTGCTCCTTTGGAAGATTGCAGCGAAAAAACATCACCAACTGCCCCCTGGAAGCTGTTGGTGTAGCCATGCTTGGGACTTGGAGCCTTGCTTGCAAACATGGCATAGAAATCGTTTTGATTAAAGCTTGAAGCCCTGGGAGTGGGCTCTCTGGATGACTGGACAGAGTATATTTCTACCCCGGTAAGGTTTGAGGCTCTGGGTGTCATGGACGTTAATGAATTCAGTCCATGTGATTTGTTAAAGGACGATACCATTGATGACGCACTTGATCTTCTCACCACAACGTGGAGTTTTCCGTCATCACCAATCTCAGCGTCAGCTTGTAGAGGCTCGCGGCCATTAAGTGAAACAACATCCGACTCTACACGGAAAGAGGTAATAGATCCAGCAGTCTCCGGGAACTGGTCGTTGATCAGAAGCTTTGCTCCTCTATATTCAAACATG
The genomic region above belongs to Gossypium hirsutum isolate 1008001.06 chromosome D05, Gossypium_hirsutum_v2.1, whole genome shotgun sequence and contains:
- the LOC107907377 gene encoding auxin efflux carrier component 2-like isoform X1 — protein: MITGKDIYDVLAAIVPLYIAMMLAYGSVRWWKIFTPDQCSGINRFVAVFAVPLLSFHFISSNDPYAMNYHFIAADSLQKVVILVALFLWQAFTKHGNLEWMITLFSLSTLPNTLVMGIPLLKAMYGDFSGSLMVQIVVLQSVIWYTLMLFMFEYRGAKLLINDQFPETAGSITSFRVESDVVSLNGREPLQADAEIGDDGKLHVVVRRSSASSMVSSFNKSHGLNSLTSMTPRASNLTGVEIYSVQSSREPTPRASSFNQNDFYAMFASKAPSPKHGYTNSFQGAVGDVFSLQSSKGATPRTSNFDEEMLKVAKRRGGRSMSGELYNGGGGGGVPSYPPPNPIFAGSTSGGSKKKESGSMPNKELHMFVWSSSASPVSEGNLRHAVNRAASTDFDSSKPTYQQENAASKAMHELIENMGKSSGGDKDLEILEEGSKFPTGGSPLSCQKKLNMEEGEVAKKQQMPPASVMTRLILIMVWRKLIRNPNTYSSLFGLTWSLISFRWNIQMPTIVSGSIAILSDAGLGMAMFSLGLFMALQPKIIACGKSVATFSMAVRFLTGPAVIAATSIAIGLRGVLLHVAIVQAALPQGIVPFVFAKEYNVHPDILSTAVIFGMLIALPITILYYVLLGL
- the LOC107907377 gene encoding auxin efflux carrier component 2-like (The RefSeq protein has 1 substitution compared to this genomic sequence), translated to MITGKDIYDVLAAIVPLYIAMMLAYGSVRWWKIFTPDQCSGINRFVAVFAVPLLSFHFISSNDPYAMNYHFIAADSLQKVVILVALFLWQAFTKHGNLEWMITLFSLSTLPNTLVMGIPLLKAMYGDFSGSLMVQIVVLQSVIWYTLMLFMFEYRGAKLLINDQFPETAGSITSFRVESDVVSLNGREPLQADAEIGDDGKLHVVVRRSSASSMVSSFNKSHGLNSLTSMTPRASNLTGVEIYSVQSSREPTPRASSFNQNDFYAMFASKAPSPKHGYTNSFQGAVGDVFSLQSSKGATPRTSNFDEEMLKVAKRRGGRSMSGELYNGGGGGGVPSYPPPNPIFAGSTSGGSKKKESGSMPNKELHMFVWSSSASPVSEGNLRHAVNRAASTDFDSSKPTYQQENAASKAMHELIENMGKSSGGDKDLEILEEGSKFPTSGSPLSCQKKLNMEEGEVAKKQQMPPASVMTRLILIMVWRKLIRNPNTYSSLFGLTWSLISFRWNIQMPTIVSGSIAILSDAGLGMAMFSLGLFMALQPKIIACGKSVATFSMAVRFLTGPAVIAATSIAIGLRGVLLHVAIVQAALPQGIVPFVFAKEYNVHPDILSTA